The following are from one region of the Syngnathus acus chromosome 19, fSynAcu1.2, whole genome shotgun sequence genome:
- the LOC119137894 gene encoding uncharacterized protein LOC119137894 produces the protein MADLPVDRLLPMPPFTSVGMDIFGPWTVTTRRTRGGSADSKRWAVLFTCMSMRAVHIELIESMSTSSFINALRRFFSIRGPAQILRSDRGTNFIGACNELKIDHKDTELNSYLQEKGCTWLFNSPHSSHMGGSWERLIGIARRILDGILLKVIHIQLTHEMLSTFMAEVMAIMNARPLVAVSTDPDKPNLLTPAMLLAQKTNALSAPTGTFAPSDLYSKQWKQVQSLADTFWKQWRSEYLSTLQQRRKWTDEKVNVKVGDIVLLKDVLAHRNDWSMGRVVKTFESKDKKVRKAEVKTVKDGNVKVFLRPVTDMVLLLSEK, from the coding sequence ATGGCAGATTTACCTGTTGATAGACTGTTGCCTATGCCACCATTCACCAGTGTTGGAATGGACATCTTTGGCCCCTGGACGGTTACCACACGTCGCACCAGAGGAGGAAGTGCAGACAGTAAACGCTGGGCTGTACTTTTCACCTGTATGTCCATGAGAGCTGTGCACATTGAGCTCATCGAATCAATGTCGACATCCAGCTTTATCAATGCGCTGAGAAGGTTTTTCAGCATTCGTGGACCCGCACAGATACTCCGCTCGGATAGAGGTACCAATTTTATCGGAGCATGCAACGAACTGAAAATTGATCACAAGGACACAGAATTGAACTCTTACCTGCAGGAAAAAGGATGTACGTGGCTGTTCAACTCCCCACACTCCTCACACATGGGTGGGTCGTGGGAGAGACTCATTGGAATTGCAAGACGCATTTTGGATGGTATTCTTTTGAAAGTCATCCATATCCAACTCACACATGAGATGTTAAGTACTTTCATGGCGGAAGTGATGGCAATAATGAATGCAAGACCACTCGTAGCGGTGTCAACAGATCCTGACAAACCAAATCTTCTCACCCCAGCAATGCTTCTTGCCCAAAAGACCAATGCCTTATCTGCACCAACAGGAACCTTTGCACCTTCAGACCTCTATTCAAAGCAATGGAAGCAAGTACAGAGTCTGGCGGACACCTTTTGGAAACAGTGGAGGAGTGAATATCTTTCAACTCTACAGCAAAGgagaaaatggactgatgaaAAAGTGAATGTAAAGGTCGGTGACATTGTATTACTGAAAGACGTGCTTGCACACAGAAATGACTGGTCCATGGGAAGAGttgtaaaaacatttgagagTAAGGACAAAAAGGTTCGAAAAGCAGAAGTAAAGACTGTAAAAGATGGAAATGTGAAAGTGTTTTTGAGACCTGTTACAGACATGGTTTTACTGTTATCAGAAAAgtaa